From the Manis javanica isolate MJ-LG chromosome 13, MJ_LKY, whole genome shotgun sequence genome, one window contains:
- the LOC108389434 gene encoding olfactory receptor 7G3-like has protein sequence MESENQTGVSEFLLLGLSDDPELQPILFVLFLSMYLVTVLGNLLITLAVSSDPHLYTPMYFFLSILSLNDVCFSTTTVPKMLLNIKTQSKAMTYTGCLTQVYFSMVFICMDNLLLTMMAYDRYVAICHPLYYTVIMNSRLCILLVLLSLSISIANALLHSLMVLHLSFCRDLKIPHFFCELAQILKLSCSDTFINNILVYLVTSLLGVGPLLGIIFSYTRIVSCILRVPSTGGKYKAFSTCGSHLSVVSLFYGTCVGVYLSSASTFSSRKRAVASVMYTVVTPMLNPFIYSLRNRDMKGALRKLFSETLSCP, from the coding sequence ATGGAATCTGAAAACCAGACAGGCGTCTCAGAATTCCTCCTTCTGGGCCTCTCAGATGATCCAGAGCTGCAGCCCATCCTCTTTGTGTTGTTCCTGTCCATGTACCTGGTCACCGTGCTTGGGAACCTGCTCATCACCCTGGCCGTCAGCTCTGACCCCCACCTCTACacccccatgtatttcttcctctcCATCCTGTCCCTCAATGATGTCTGTTTCAGCACCACCACAGTCCCCAAAATGCTGCTGAACATCAAGACACAGAGCAAAGCCATGACCTATACAGGCTGCCTCACCCAGGTATATTTTTCCATGGTGTTTATATGCATGGACAATTTACTCCTGACTATGATGGCCTATGACCGttacgtggccatctgccaccctctgTATTACACCGTCATCATGAACTCCCGCCTCTGTATTCTACTGGTTCTTCTCTCTTTGTCCATTAGCATTGCCAATGCCCTGCTCCATAGCCTGATGGTGTTACATTTGTCCTTCTGCAGAGACTTGAAAATCCCCCACTTCTTCTGTGAGCTTGCTCAGATCCTCAAACTGTCCTGTTCTGATACCTTCATCAATAACATCCTGGTGTATTTAGTGACCAGCCTATTAGGCGTTGGTCCCCTCTTGGGGATCATTTTCTCTTATACTAGAATTGTCTCTTGCATCCTGAGAGTCCCATCAACTGGTGGGAAATataaagccttttccacctgtgggTCTCACCTCTCTGTTGTTTCCCTGTTCTATGGGACTTGTGTTGGAGTCTATCTTAGCTCTGCATCCACATTCTCCTCCAGGAAGAGGGCAGTGGCCTCAGTGATGTACACAGTGGtcacccccatgctgaaccccttcatctacagcctgaggaacagggacatGAAGGGGGCCTTGAGGAAACTCTTCTCTGAAACACTATCCTGTCCATGA